In Streptomyces sp. NBC_01231, the sequence CGTGTCCGGCGCCGGTGCCGAGGACGGGGATCTTGAGGTCCGTGTCCTTGCCCAGGATGCGGGCGAGTTCGTCGCGCAGGGCGTGGTCGAACTCGACGACGGGCGTGAAGGACTCGCGGACCACGTCGAGGTCGACGCCGTGTTCCCGGGCGTGGGCGCGGGCCGCCTTCTCGATCCCCTCGACCACGGTGTCCAGGGACTCCTGGTCGGCGGCGCGGGAGTCGAGCCAGCCGCGCACCAGGGAGGGGATCGCGTTGACGCCGTTGGGCTCGACGGCGATCTTGCCGAAGGTGGCGACGGCTCCCACGAGTCGTGCCTCGCGGCGGGCGGCGAGGACGGTCTCGGCGTAGGACACCATGGGGTCGCGCCGGTCGACGAGTCGGGTGGTGCCGGCGTGGTTGGCCTCGCCCCGGAAGTCGAACCGCCACCGTCCGTGCGGCCAGATGGCGCTCGCGATGCCGACCTGGTCGCCGCTGAGGTCCAGCGCCCGCCCCTGCTCCACGTGCAGTTCGACGAAGGCACCGATGCGGGCGAGCCGCTCCGGGTCCGGTCCGATGGCGTCGGGATCGTATCCGGCGGCCGCCATGGCCTGCGGGAGGGTGACCCCGTCGCCGTCGGTCAGCCGGTGTGCCTGCTGGACGCCGAGTTCCCCGGCGGTCAGCCGCGACCCGACACAGGCGAGCCCGAACCTGGCGCCCTCCTCGTCACCGAAGTTGACGATCGCGAGCGGCTTGGCGAGCGTGACGCCACGCGCGCGCAGTTCGTCGAGGGCGGCGAAGGAGGACACGACTCCGAGGGGGCCGTCGAAGGCGCCGCCGTCCGGTACGGAGTCGAGATGTGACCCGGTGACGACGGCGTCCCCGGCGTCGGGGTCCCCGAGCCACGCCCACTGGTTCCCGTTCCGGTCGAGCTCGTAGGTGAGCCCACGGCTCTCGGCCTGCTCCCTGAACCAGGCCCGGCAGTCGATGTCGGCGCCGGTCCAGGCGAAGCGCCGGTAGCCCCCGGAGTCGGGGTGCCGCCCGATGGACCGCAGGTCACGCCACATCTGCTGGAAGGGCACACCGGCCGACCCGGCCTGTGACACGCCACCCTCCACAAACTCAAGCCCGTCCGCCGCCCCAGGCTGGGGGCAGCCGTTCCGCAGGGCGGGCCCGGCGGGCGCAGCCGGACGCGCGCCAGCGTCGGGCACAGCCGGACGCGCGCCACCGCCAGCGCCAGTACCCGCACCCGCACCCGCACCCGCACCCGGCGACGAGGCCTCGGCCCCTGCCGGACGGCCGCCGCCCGGTTCACCTCCCGGACGGGTCACGCGTCGTCACCCTCGCGCATCGGCACCCGCACACCCCGCTCGTCCGCGACGGACTCCGCGATGTCGTACCCGGCGTCCACGTGCCGGATGACGCCCATGCCGGGGTCGTTCGTCAGCACCCGCCGGATCTTCTCGCCGGCCAGCTTCGTGCCGTCGGCCACCGTCACCTGCCCGGCGTGGATGGAGCGGCCCATGCCGACGCCACCGCCGTGGTGGAGGGAGACCCAGGACGCGCCCGACGCCACGTTGACCATGGCGTTCAGAAGCGGCCAGTCGGCGATCGCGTCGGAGCCGTCGAGCATGGCCTCGGTCTCGCGGTAGGGGGAGGCCACCGACCCGCAGTCGAGGTGGTCGCGGCCGATGGCCAGCGGCGCGGCCAGCTCACCGGAGGCCACCATGTCGTTGAACCGCTCACCGGCCTTGTCCCGCTCGCCGTAGCCGAGCCAGCAGATCCGGGCGGGCAGGCCCTGGAAGTGGACGCGCTCGCCGGCCAGCTTGATCCAGCGGGCGAGGGACTCGTTCTCGGGGAAGAGGTCGAGCATCGCCCTGTCGGTCTTGGCGATGTCGGAGGCCTCGCCGGACAGCGCCGCCCAGCGGAAGGGGCCCTTGCCCTCGCAGAACAGCGGGCGGATGTAGGCGGGGACGAAGCCGGGGAAGGCGAACGCCCGCTCGTACCCGGCGAGTTGGGCCTCGCCGCGGATCGAGTTGCCGTAGTCGAAGACCTCCGCGCCGGCGTCCATGAAGCCGACCATCGCCTCGACGTGACGCGCCATCGACTCGCGGGCGCGGGTGGTGAAACCGGCCGGGTCCTTGGCCGCGGCCGACGCCATGTCGTCGAAGTCGACGCCCACCGGGAGATACGCGAGCGGGTCGTGCGCGGAGGTCTGGTCGGTGACGATGTCGACGGGGGCGCCCTCGGCGAGCATCCGCGGCAGCAGCTCGGCCGCGTTGCCGAGCAGGCCGATGGAGAGCGGGCGGCGGGCGTCGCGGGCCTCGACGGCCAGTTGGAGGGCGTGCTCCAGGCTGTCGGCCTTCACATCGAGGTACCGGTGCTCGATGCGCCGCTCGATCGCGCGCGGGTCACAGTCGATGCAGAGGGCGACGCCGTCGTTCATGGTCACGGCGAGCGGCTGGGCGCCGCCCATGCCGCCGAGGCCGGCGGTGAGGGTGATCGTCCCGGCGAGGGTGCCGCCGAACTTCTTGGCGGCGACGGCGGCGAAGGTCTCGTAGGTGCCCTGGAGGATGCCCTGGGTGCCGATGTAGATCCAGGAGCCGGCGGTCATCTGCCCGTACATGGTCAGGCCGAGGGCCTCCAGGCGGCGGAACTCCTCCCAGTTGGCCCAGTCGCCGACGAGGTTGGAGTTGGCGATGAGGACGCGCGGGGCCCACTCGTGGGTCTGCATGACGCCGACGGGGCGGCCGGACTGGACCAGCATGGTCTCGTCCTGCTTCAGGGTCCTGAGCGTGCGGACCATGGCGTCGAAGGAGCGCCAGTCCCGGGCCGCCTTGCCGGTGCCGCCGTAGACGACGAGCTTGTCGGGGTGCTCGGCGACCTCCGGGTCCAGGTTGTTCTGGAGCATCCGCAGGGCGGCTTCCTGCTGCCATCCCAGGGCGCTCAGTTCCGTACCGCGCGGCGCTCGTACGGGGCGGGGTCCTGACATGGTCTGCCTCCTAGCGGACTGTTGCTGCCGTTATTCACATCCTGACGTCATGAATAGAACTAGTCAATACATGAGGGCGACGGCAGGGGCCCGGTCCGGGTGTTTGGCTGGACGCATGGGTGCAGACACCGACCTGACGGGGGATGCCGTGAGCAACGCCAACGAGAGTCATGTGAGCGACGACGAGGGGCGGGTCGCCCGCCGGGACGAGGCGGTCCGCGCGGCCGTGGAGCAGGGGC encodes:
- a CDS encoding allantoate amidohydrolase translates to MWRDLRSIGRHPDSGGYRRFAWTGADIDCRAWFREQAESRGLTYELDRNGNQWAWLGDPDAGDAVVTGSHLDSVPDGGAFDGPLGVVSSFAALDELRARGVTLAKPLAIVNFGDEEGARFGLACVGSRLTAGELGVQQAHRLTDGDGVTLPQAMAAAGYDPDAIGPDPERLARIGAFVELHVEQGRALDLSGDQVGIASAIWPHGRWRFDFRGEANHAGTTRLVDRRDPMVSYAETVLAARREARLVGAVATFGKIAVEPNGVNAIPSLVRGWLDSRAADQESLDTVVEGIEKAARAHAREHGVDLDVVRESFTPVVEFDHALRDELARILGKDTDLKIPVLGTGAGHDAGILSGRIPTAMLFVRNPTGVSHSPSEYAAEDDCVAGVTALADVLEGLARR